The DNA window GTTGGAATATCAAGGGAGGGGAGCGTTCAAGTTAGTCGTCGACCAGTCTCTGGTGCAGCTTCGCCGCGAACGGGACCGATTCTTCGCAGCCGTGCGCTTGCTCAATCAGATTAGGAAGGGCGCCGATGCCGATCTGAATCTCACGAAGGAAGCGATCGGCAATATCCGCATTGACGACGATGGGACGTTCGGCATGGTGAGGTTCTGGGACAAACTTTCTGCCCAAGTTCGTCCCGAAAACGATAAGTTTGCCTCGCTGATGCTACTCGCGGAACACGCTCTTTGCGATCTGTTGAATGAGTGTCCCCTCAAGTCGGTTCCTCTAGGCGGCAGACTCTTTGATCTGCCATACACGGAGGACAGCGGCATCCGAAGCGCGCTGTACCACACCTTACGATGCGACTACTACGCGCGCCGACAGATTGGCACCTGCCTGAACTGTGGCACGCATTTCGCCGTCACGCGCCGGGGGACGCGTGGCTGCAGCCAAGGCTGTCGGACGGCAATTCGAAATCGGGAGTATTGGGAGAGACACAAAGCCGAGATCAACGCTGGTAGAAGCAGGCAAACGAGAGAGAGGAAGTAAGCATGTCGTTATTCAAGTACAAGGGCAGCAAGGTCTGGACGATGGATTTCGTGTTCCATGCACAGCGCATCCGGGAGAGCACAGGCACGACCTCGAAGACGCTCGCACAGAAGATCGAAGCCAAGCGACGACGGGACCTGGAAGAGGGCACAGCGGGAATCAGGAAGCATCAGCAGCCCCGTTTGTTCTCCGTCGCGTCCGAAGCATGGTTGGACTTGAAGAAAGCCACGCTAGCGCCGAGATCCGTCATGATCGAGAAAGCGAACCTCGCACACCTCCTCCCGGAGTTTGGCCGGAAGCTGGTATGCGACATAGAGCCGCGTGACGTGGCGAAGTATCAGCGGAAGCGGGTAGATGCCGGAGCATCACCGAAGACGGTCAATCTGGAGATAGGCACGCTCCGAGCGATCCTGAAGCGCTCTGGCCAATGGGCGCGGCTGCAACCGGATGTGAAGATGCTCCCAACGCGGGAAGACGTAGGACGGGCGATTACCCCAGAAGAGGAAGCGGCCCTGCTACAGGCTTGCGGGAAGTCCCGCTCGCGCTCCCTCGTGCCGTTTGTGACGGTAGCAATCGAAACGGGCGCAAGGTTCGGCGTGATTCGGACGCTGCAATGGGGAAGCGTCGATTTCGAGAACCGCTGCCTGCGCTGGGGCAAAGACAAGACGCCATCCGGCACGGGCCGGATCATTCCGCTAAACCAACGCGCAATGGCCGCCTTGAGCTTCTGGGCGACGCACTTCCCAACGAGGGAGCCTGAGCACTACGTCTTCCCCACGGAGCGCTACGGGGCCGCTGGTGACGTATTCTCCGCTAAGGCATACGACTGTGACCCTACCAAGCCCATCGGGAGCATTAAGGAAGCATGGGAAGCGGCGAAGCTGAGGGCCGCGCGGATACTGAAAGGGGAGCCCGACTCCGCCGCGAAGATTGCGCCTCTGCCCTGCCGGTTCCATGACCTGCGGCACACGGCTGTATCGCGGATGCTGAATGCGGGAGTCCCTATCGCCAAGGTTGCGAAGATCGCCGGGTGGAGCACTGCGACGATGGTCCGCATGGCAGCGCGTTATGGACACTTCACATTGAATGAACTGAGGGGAGCAGTGGAAAGCATCAGCAGCGCCCCGTTTGAAACGGAGCCCCCGGTATTTTCCCCGGTATCCGACAATACTTCAGAGAGCGTTCGCCCTAACTGATTGATTTGATTGGCTCCTGAGGTAGGACTCGAACCTACAACCCTTCGGTTAACAGCCGAATGCTCTGCCATTGAGCTACTCAGGAATATATGAATGGCACGCGTCTTCCAACTTCGCCGCCTCCTTAGTTATAACAAAGCTGGGGGACAGGGTCAAAGTTGACTGCCCGTCAGCGCCTCATTCTCCAGAGCGGCCGCCCCGATACAGCAGGACCGCGACCCGATACATGGAGAACTCCGGCTTACCCTCCATTGCACACGCCGCCACAACTGCCCGGCTATACCGGCCGGAGTGCAGCCGAGTTGTGAGTTCCGCCGGAAGAGTCTCCAGGTCATCCGTTGTGTACCGCATCACAAACTCTGGAAGGGGTGACATCTCCGTGGTGGAGCTGCCCGCGCATGCTTGCCGAGCGTCTTCGCCTGAATTGTCTACAGACATCCCGGAAGCACGTACAGCTCCGGCCACCGCGCTTTCCTGCTGCTGCAACGAAAGCGCCGCAACGGTGCGCGCGAAGTCCTCCACGGCGAACATCTGCCCATTGCGCGAGATCACCGAGATTCCCACCGAATC is part of the Granulicella aggregans genome and encodes:
- a CDS encoding tyrosine-type recombinase/integrase, which encodes MSLFKYKGSKVWTMDFVFHAQRIRESTGTTSKTLAQKIEAKRRRDLEEGTAGIRKHQQPRLFSVASEAWLDLKKATLAPRSVMIEKANLAHLLPEFGRKLVCDIEPRDVAKYQRKRVDAGASPKTVNLEIGTLRAILKRSGQWARLQPDVKMLPTREDVGRAITPEEEAALLQACGKSRSRSLVPFVTVAIETGARFGVIRTLQWGSVDFENRCLRWGKDKTPSGTGRIIPLNQRAMAALSFWATHFPTREPEHYVFPTERYGAAGDVFSAKAYDCDPTKPIGSIKEAWEAAKLRAARILKGEPDSAAKIAPLPCRFHDLRHTAVSRMLNAGVPIAKVAKIAGWSTATMVRMAARYGHFTLNELRGAVESISSAPFETEPPVFSPVSDNTSESVRPN